One Mycobacterium paraseoulense genomic window, AATCCAGGTGGAGAACAAGGACCTCATCGCCAAGGAGGTGCGGCGTTACCTGCGGGACCTCGCCGACCACCATTCCGAGGCCGCCGACCACATCGCCAGCTACGACGACATGCTTAATTCGCTGATCCAGGCGGCACTGGCCCGGGTCGGGATGCAGCAGAACAACGACATGCGCAAGATGGCGGCCTGGGCCGGTATTTTGGCGGTGCCCACCATGGTCGCCGCCATCTACGGCATGAACTTCCATTTCATGCCCGAGTTGAACTGGACGTGGGGATACCCGGGGGTCATGGCTGCGATGACGCTGACCTGCCTGGTGCTGTATTTCCAGTTCCGGCGCAACAATTGGCTCTAGCGCGGCGGTCCATCGGTCAATCGGGTTGTGCGGCGGGACGATTGGGGTTCAGCACGTCGACGCCGTCGTTCTGCCACGCCTGCCGCATGGCTTCGGCGCCTTTCAACCGCACCCAGGCCGCTTCGGTCGCGGTGATGGGCGTGGCCAACAGGAACCGCACCGGGTCACGCGGCGGTTCCAGCGGCAGATCGTCGATGTCGCTGGGGCCCAACAACACCGCGGTGAACGGCACCCGTGCACTGGGCCGCGCCCACAGTGGGGAGCCGAGGTCGACCAACGCGTCGGCGGTCAGCACCAGACCCTCGACGGCCGGCGTCGCCGCCAGCACCGCGAGGCTGCGGGCGATACCGGTGACCGGCCCCGGATCGCGCAGGCGCAGCACCACTTCGGCGCGCGGGCCGCGCGTCTGGTCATCGATGATCTGCGCCGGGTCGGTCATCGGATACCGCGAACATCCCAGTGACACGTAATGCACCAACCCGTCGCTCCCGCGGAGACGCAGCACCTCGATGGGTTCGGTGCCCAGGAAGGTGACGCTCGCCGAATCGCTCTGGACGCCGGCGAAGTGGCGGTGCAGGTGCGCGCGCACCTGATCCAGGATCGGGGTCACCGCTCCGCAGACGCCGTCAGGTTCGCGCCGGAACGGGCGTCGAATACCGCGAGCTTCGTGGTGTCGAAGGCCAGCTCGACGGGCTGCCCGATCGCCGCTTTGGATTCCGCGGGAACCCTTGCCACGAACTGGTTTTCGTGCGCGTCGGCCTCAGCGGCAAGCTCGTCCAGCTGGGCCGAGCGCGCCGCCCACCCGGCGGTGGAGAAATACACGAATTTGTCGGCGCCCAGTGACTCGACCAGGTCGACCTTCACCTCGAAGGTCAGCGCCCGGATGCGCTGGTACGCGTCGATCAGCGCGGCGTCCTGCAGGTGCTCGGGCCGCACCCCCACGATGACGTTCTCCGGCACCGGGTGCTGCGCGATCGTCTGTTGAACTTCCGGTGAGAGCATCACTTCCCCGAACGGCAGGGTCAGCCCGACGGCCGTCATCGTGGCCGGGAAGAAGTTCATGGCCGGCGAGCCGATGAACCCCGCGACGAACAGGTTGGCCGGATGCTCGTAGAGCTCGTCCGGGGTACCGATCTGCTGCGCGACCCCACCGTGCATCACCACCACCCGGTCGCCCAGCGTCATCGCCTCGGTCTGGTCGTGGGTGACGTAGACGGTCGTGGTGCCCAACCTCTTCTGCAGGCGGGCGATCTCGCCGCGCATCTGGACGCGGAGCTTGGCGTCCAGGTTGGACAGCGGTTCGTCCATCAGGAAGGCCTTGGGGTGGCGCACGATCGCCCGGCCCATCGCGACGCGCTGCCGCTGGCCGCCCGACAACTGGGAGGGCTTGCGGTCGAGCAGTTCGGTCAGGTCAAGGGTTTTGGCGGTCTCCTCCACCTTCTGGGCGATCTCCGCCTTCTTCATCTTCGCCAGCGTCAGTGGGAACGCGATGTTCTGCCGCACGGTCATGTGCGGGTACAGCGCGTAGGACTGGAAGACCATCGCGATGTCGCGGTCCTTGGGCGCCTTCTCGTTCACCCGCTCGCCGCCGATGCGCAGCTCCCCCGACGAGATGTCCTCAAGGCCGGCAATCATGTTCAGTGTCGTCGTCTTGCCGCAGCCCGAAGGACCGACCAGAATCAGGAATTCGCCGTCGGCGATGGTGATGCTGAGGTCCCGCACCGCCGTGGCGCCGTCCGGGAAGCTCTTGCTGACATGGTCCAGCACAATCTCGGCCATCGCGCTATCCCTTCACCGCGCCAGAGGTCAACCCGGCGATGATTCGTCGTTGGAAGATTAAAACAAAACCGATGATCGGGACCGTGATCACGACGGCACCGGCCGCGATCGATCCGGTGGGCTCCTCGAATTGTGAACTGCCACCGAAGTTCGCGATGGCCACCGGCGCGGTGATCGCGGCCTTGGTGGCGGTCAGCGAGAGCGCCAGCAGCAGGTCATTCCAGGCGAAGATGAACACCAGGATGGCCGCTGTCACCACCCCCGGCGCGGCCAGCGGGACGATCACTTTGCGGAACGCCTGCGCGGGTGTGGCGCCGTCCATTTTGGCGGCCTTCTCCAGATCCCAGGGAATCTCCCGGAAAAACGCCGACAGCGTATAGATGGCAAGCGGCAGAGCGAATGTGATGTAGGGCAGGATCAGTCCCGGCCAGGTGTCGAACAGGCCGACGAAGCGTTCGATGTTGAACAGGGGGGTGACCAGCGAGATCGCGGGGAACATGGTGACCAGCAGGGTGGCGCCGATCATCACCCGCTTGCCGGGAAAGCTCAGCCGCGCGATCGCGTAGGCCGCCATCGCGCCGAGCACCACCGCGATCGCGGTGGTGATCAACCCTATGCCGATCGAGTTGACCAGTGCCGAGCTGAACAGGTCGCCGCGGAAGATGCCGCGATAGTTCTCGAAGGATACCGATGACGGAATCAGCTTGCCGTCCTTGACCGTTGACGACGGTTTGAGCGAGAGGCTGAGGATCCACAACACCGGAAGAAGTGCGTACACCACCACCACCGTGTCGATCACGGCCCAGGCGGCGGCGCGCCGCGCGCCCAGCGCTTCAGCGGCCATCGACGTCACCTCCGGGCGCCGCCGCGCCGAACACCTTGATGTAGACGAGCGCGATGACGCCCGCACAACCGAAGATCAGCACGCTGATCGCCGAGCCCAACCCGACGTTGAACCCCTTGAACAAGTTGTCGTAACCCAGGATTGACACCGAGTCGGTGTTGTTCGCCCCGTCGGTCAGCACGTAGATGTTGTCGAAGATGCGGAAGGCGTCCAGCGTCCGGAACAGCAACGCCACCACCACCGCCGGCTTGATGATCGGCAGGGTGACCCGGATCAGCCGGCGCCACGGCCCCGCGCCGTCCACCTGGGCGGCCTTCAGCAGGTCCTCGGGCACCAGCGCCAAGCCGGCGAGCAGCAGCAGGGCCATGAAGGGCGTCGTCTTCCAGACCTCGGCGAGGACCACGATGCCCAGAGATGGAAGCTGCTGTGTCAGCGGCGCCCCACCGTGCGGTAAAAGGTCGGCCAGGTAGCCGGTTCCCGGCGTCCATGCGTAGTACCAGCTGTACGAGGCGACCACGGTGACGATGCCGTACGGGACGAGCACCGCGGTGCGCACCAGGCCCTTTCCGATCAGGGTGCGATGCATGACCAAGGCCAGCGCCAGGCCCAATACGAACTCGAGCGCCACCGAGACCACGGTGATGCCGAGGGTCACGGCGAGCGCGGTCCACCAATAGCGGTCGGTCAGAATCGTCTGGTAGTTGCTCAATCCGACGAACGCGGTGTCGTTGGGGGTGGCGAGGTTGTTGCGCTGCAGGCTCAGCCACACCGCATAGCCGATCGGGTAGGCCGTCACGGCAAGCATCAGAATCGCCGCCGGCGCGACGAGCGCGAAGGCAAGACCCCGTTCCGACAGCCGGTTTCGGCTACGCGGGCGCGGCGCAACGCCAATCGCGGTCACGGCAACAACCCTTTGCCGTCGATGGCCTTCTGCGCCTCCGCGGCGAGTTCGTCGGCCGTGCGCTCCGGGTCGATGCCGGTGATGGGGCTCAGCGTCGCCGAGAGCCGCAGCGACAACGCCTGATAGACCGGCGTGGCCGGCCGCACGGCGGCGTCGGTGAGTTGCCGGCGAATCACGGTGTACATCGGATACTTCGTCTGGAACTGCGGGTCGGAGTACAACGACGTCCGCACCGCGGGCAGGCCACCTTCCATCGACACGTACTTCTGGCTCGACGGGCTGCGCAGGCAGCGCACGGCTTCGAACGCCTCCGCGCGGTGGCGCGTGGTGCTGGCCACGGCCAGATTCAGCCCGCCGATCGTGACCTTGGCCGGCCGGCCCGGCGCCACACCCGGATACGGCGCGAAGGCGAAGACCTTCTGGCTCGCGTCGTAGGCAATGCGGAATTGTTCGTCGCTCGGCACGAACGTCCCCACGTCGTTGATGCTGCCCGCCAGGGCCGGGTTCCGGTTCAGCGGCAGGAACGGGACACCGCCCTTCACCGCATTCTCCAACATGGAGGCCAGCACATAGGGCCAGTTGACTTCCAGTGGGGCCCTGCCCTGTTCGACCGCCAGGCGCGCCGTGCCTTCGTCGGTCCGGGTGATCGAAGGGTCCGCCCCAGGGGCGGTGCCCACCGACTTGAGGATCCGCAGCGCGTTGACGGTCGCGGCCCGGTGCGCGGGCGTGTCGGTCAAGGTCACCCGACGGCCGTCCTCGGAGAGCACCTGACCCCCGCCACTCGCCAGCAGTGTGTTGAACCACACCACCAGGCCCTCGCCCTCGTTCGCCTGCACCGCGATCCAGGCGGGCTGACCAGCAGCGTGCAACCGGGTGGCCTCGGCCACCATCGCGTCCCAGTCCAGCGGCGGTTGCCTCACCAAATCGGGTCGGTACCAAAGCAGTTCCGTATTCGTGATGACGGGCGCGGCATATAGCTGGTGCTTCCAGCGGGCCGTCGCCACCGGGCCGGGCAGCGTGTCATCGGTGGCGTCGGCGTCGGCCCGCCCCTCGGGGTCGTCGGATAGCGGGAGCGCCCACCCCGCCTCGGCGAACTCCGCGGTCCACACCACGTCCAGCGCCATCACGTCCAGCCCGCGGTCGTGGGCGCTCAGTCGCCGCGCCAGCTGCACGCGCTGTTCCCCGGGACCCCTCGGCAGGCTCACGTGCCGGATGGCGAACCGGCCTCCCAATGCCTTTGTGCATTCCTGGGCGACAACGTTGAACGTGACCGAATCGGTGGCCGGCGTGAAGAACGTGATCACCACACCGTTGCCGACGGACCCGCAGGCCGACACCGCCGCGGCGACGGTCATCGCCGACAACGCGATGACCCCCGCCCGGCGCAGGCGCACGCGACAGTTCACCACCGAGTCCCTCGCGCGCGTCGTCAAATCGCCAAGCGCGCCAACAGATCCCGTGCCTTCTCCGCATTCTGCGGATCGCAGAGCACGTCGTAGCGGCCGGCCACCAGCTGCATGGTCGAACTGAAATCCCTTGTCCCGCGAGCCATCGCGTACGGCACGGCGGAGGTGATCAAGCCGAAGAAGACGCCGGCGACCAGGCCGGTGGCCAGCGCGGCCCACGGGCTCGGACTGAAGAAGCCGAGTACCAACCCGATGAACAGCCCGAGCCAGGCCCCGCTGAGCACGCCTCCACCGAGCACTTTGGGCCACGTCAGCCGGCCGGTGACCCGTTCGACCTGCATCAGGTCGACACCGACGATCATCACCTGCTGAACCGGGAACTGCTGTTCGGAGAGGTAGTCGACGGCACGCTGCGCCTCGGCGTAGGTGGGATAGGACCCGACCGGCCAGCCCTTGGGCGGCGTCGGCAACCCCGGGACGCCATGCCGGCGGGCGGCCGCGCCCGGGGGCGTCGCGCCGGGAACTTGACCGGGCTGGAAAGGACTAGTCATCGCTGCTCATTCTCCTCCGCCCGGGCCAACGTCACATCTCGGGGCCTCCCAGCCTATCCAGCGACCGCGCGTCAACCTGCGGAAACAAGCCGAACCCCCCGATGACGCCAGTGCTGACCCGGGGGCGGTTCGCGGCCCGTCCACCTCCCGCACATCGGCTAGGTTGAAAACCATGACAGCGCCCGGCGATGGCTTCGGCGAACACGCCAACGATGACCAGGCCAAACCGTCCCCGGCCGGCGGCGGGGCGCCCGAGCAGCCAGGGACGCCGTGGGAACCGCCGGCATCGGCGCCGGCACCCGACTACCCGCCGCCGGCGTATCCGCCGCCGGGCTATCCGGCCGAGTACCACCCCGGTTATGCCGCCCCGTACACCCCGCCCCCGCCCGGGTACGGGCCACCGCCCGGGTACGACCAGGCCGCCGGCTATGGCCCGCCGCCGTACCAGCAGGGGCAGCCGCAATTCGGTGGGCCGGCCGGCGGCTACGGGCCGCCGCCCTACCCGGGCGGCTACTACCCCGCGCCGGACTACGGGGGCTACGGGCTGCCGAGCGGGGTGAAACCGGGGACGAACAAGCTCGCGATCGCATCGCTCATCTGTTCGTTCACCGGGGTGTTCTGCTGCTGTCTGGGCTCGATTGTGGCGATTGTGCTCGGCGCGGTCGCGGTTAACCAGATCAAGCGCACCCAGCAAGACGGCTACGGTCTCGCGATCGCCGGCATCGTCATAGGCATCGCCACCCTGGTGGTCACCACGATCGTCGTCCTGTTCGCGATGCACTCGCGTTAGCATCAGCCCCTAACGGCGGCAAACCCCGCCGCCGTCTGCCATCACGGCGGCGGCTGCCTAGGCTTTTCCCATGGCATCGGTCAACAGGGTCTACATCGCCCGGCTCTCGCGGATGTTGGTGCTGGGTCCGCTCGGCGAGTCCTTCGGCCGGATCCGCGACGTCGTGGTCAGCATCAGCATCGTGCGTCAGCAACCGCGCGTCCTGGGACTGGTCGTCGATCTGGCGACGCGGCGCAGCGTCTTCATCCCGATGCTCCGGGTCGCCACGATCGAGCCGGAGGCCGTCACGCTCAACACCGGCAGCGTCTCCCTGCGCCACTTCGAGCAGCGCCCGGGTGAGGTGCTGGCGATCGGTCAGGTGCTCGACACCCAGGTCAGGGTCAACGACCCCGCGCTGCCCGAGCTGGCCGGCCTCGACGTCGTCGTCACCGACCTGGGTATCGAACAGACCCGCACCCGCGACTGGATGGTGAGCCGCGTCGCCGTGCGCAGCCAACGGCGGCTGGGCCGGCGCGGCCCCGTGCACGTGGTGGACTGGCATCACGTGCAGGGCCTGACCCCGTCGGCGCTGGCCCTGCCGGGCCAGGCGGTCGCGGGGCTGCTGGACCAGTTCGAGGGCTGGAAGGCGGTCGACGTGGCCGACGCCATCCGAGGCCTGCCACCCAAGCGGCGCTACGAGGTGCTCAAAGCGCTCGACGACGACCGGCTCGCCGACGTCTTGCAGGAGCTGCCCGAGCTGGACCAGGCCGACGTGCTTTCCGAGCTGGGCACCGAACGCTCGGCCGACGTGCTCGAGGAGATGGATCCAGACGATGCCGCCGACCTGCTGGGCGTGCTCAACCCGACGGACGCCGAGATGCTGCTGACCCGGATGGATCCCGATGATTCGGCCCCGGTGCGGCGGCTGCTGGCACATTCCCCCGACACCGCCGGTGGCCTGATGACCTCTGATCCGGTGGTGCTGACGCCCGACACGTCGGTCGCCGAGGCGCTGGCCCGGGTCCGCGACCCCGACCTCACCCCCGCCCTGTCGTCCATGGTGTTCGTGGCGCGCCCGCCCACGTCCACACCCACCGGCCGCTACCTGGGCTGTGTGCAGCTGCAGCGGCTGCTCCGCGAACCGCCGGCGGAACTTGTCGGCGGGATCGTCGACACCGACCTGCTCACCCTGACGCCGGAGACGCCGCTGGCTGCGGTGACCCGCTACCTGGCCGCCTACAACCTGGTGTGCGGACCGGTGCTGGACGACCAGAACCATTTGTTGGGGGCGGTGACGGTGGACGATCTCCTCGATCACCTGTTGCCGCACGACTGGCGGGTGGACGTACAGGCGCTCGACGCGACGGGCTGGCTCGAAGAACTGGGAGGATCGCGTTGAGCAGGTCGTCGGCGCCGCGTCGGCTCTACACCCCGCGGACGTCGCGCAGGTACTCGCCGCGCCTGGATCCCGAGGCCGTCGGCCAGATCACCGAATCCATCGCACGCTTCTTCGGCACCGGCCGCTATCTGCTGGTGCAGACGATCCTCGTGCTGGCGTGGATCGCGCTGAACCTGTTCGCGGTGCGGCTGCGCTGGGACCCGTATCCCTTCATCTTGCTCAACCTGGCGTTCTCCACGCAGGCCGCCTATGCGGCGCCGCTGATTCT contains:
- a CDS encoding suppressor of fused domain protein; the protein is MTPILDQVRAHLHRHFAGVQSDSASVTFLGTEPIEVLRLRGSDGLVHYVSLGCSRYPMTDPAQIIDDQTRGPRAEVVLRLRDPGPVTGIARSLAVLAATPAVEGLVLTADALVDLGSPLWARPSARVPFTAVLLGPSDIDDLPLEPPRDPVRFLLATPITATEAAWVRLKGAEAMRQAWQNDGVDVLNPNRPAAQPD
- a CDS encoding ABC transporter ATP-binding protein, giving the protein MAEIVLDHVSKSFPDGATAVRDLSITIADGEFLILVGPSGCGKTTTLNMIAGLEDISSGELRIGGERVNEKAPKDRDIAMVFQSYALYPHMTVRQNIAFPLTLAKMKKAEIAQKVEETAKTLDLTELLDRKPSQLSGGQRQRVAMGRAIVRHPKAFLMDEPLSNLDAKLRVQMRGEIARLQKRLGTTTVYVTHDQTEAMTLGDRVVVMHGGVAQQIGTPDELYEHPANLFVAGFIGSPAMNFFPATMTAVGLTLPFGEVMLSPEVQQTIAQHPVPENVIVGVRPEHLQDAALIDAYQRIRALTFEVKVDLVESLGADKFVYFSTAGWAARSAQLDELAAEADAHENQFVARVPAESKAAIGQPVELAFDTTKLAVFDARSGANLTASAER
- a CDS encoding carbohydrate ABC transporter permease — its product is MGARRAAAWAVIDTVVVVYALLPVLWILSLSLKPSSTVKDGKLIPSSVSFENYRGIFRGDLFSSALVNSIGIGLITTAIAVVLGAMAAYAIARLSFPGKRVMIGATLLVTMFPAISLVTPLFNIERFVGLFDTWPGLILPYITFALPLAIYTLSAFFREIPWDLEKAAKMDGATPAQAFRKVIVPLAAPGVVTAAILVFIFAWNDLLLALSLTATKAAITAPVAIANFGGSSQFEEPTGSIAAGAVVITVPIIGFVLIFQRRIIAGLTSGAVKG
- a CDS encoding carbohydrate ABC transporter permease; this translates as MTAIGVAPRPRSRNRLSERGLAFALVAPAAILMLAVTAYPIGYAVWLSLQRNNLATPNDTAFVGLSNYQTILTDRYWWTALAVTLGITVVSVALEFVLGLALALVMHRTLIGKGLVRTAVLVPYGIVTVVASYSWYYAWTPGTGYLADLLPHGGAPLTQQLPSLGIVVLAEVWKTTPFMALLLLAGLALVPEDLLKAAQVDGAGPWRRLIRVTLPIIKPAVVVALLFRTLDAFRIFDNIYVLTDGANNTDSVSILGYDNLFKGFNVGLGSAISVLIFGCAGVIALVYIKVFGAAAPGGDVDGR
- a CDS encoding extracellular solute-binding protein; translation: MTVAAAVSACGSVGNGVVITFFTPATDSVTFNVVAQECTKALGGRFAIRHVSLPRGPGEQRVQLARRLSAHDRGLDVMALDVVWTAEFAEAGWALPLSDDPEGRADADATDDTLPGPVATARWKHQLYAAPVITNTELLWYRPDLVRQPPLDWDAMVAEATRLHAAGQPAWIAVQANEGEGLVVWFNTLLASGGGQVLSEDGRRVTLTDTPAHRAATVNALRILKSVGTAPGADPSITRTDEGTARLAVEQGRAPLEVNWPYVLASMLENAVKGGVPFLPLNRNPALAGSINDVGTFVPSDEQFRIAYDASQKVFAFAPYPGVAPGRPAKVTIGGLNLAVASTTRHRAEAFEAVRCLRSPSSQKYVSMEGGLPAVRTSLYSDPQFQTKYPMYTVIRRQLTDAAVRPATPVYQALSLRLSATLSPITGIDPERTADELAAEAQKAIDGKGLLP
- a CDS encoding general stress protein, whose translation is MTSPFQPGQVPGATPPGAAARRHGVPGLPTPPKGWPVGSYPTYAEAQRAVDYLSEQQFPVQQVMIVGVDLMQVERVTGRLTWPKVLGGGVLSGAWLGLFIGLVLGFFSPSPWAALATGLVAGVFFGLITSAVPYAMARGTRDFSSTMQLVAGRYDVLCDPQNAEKARDLLARLAI
- a CDS encoding DUF4190 domain-containing protein, translated to MTAPGDGFGEHANDDQAKPSPAGGGAPEQPGTPWEPPASAPAPDYPPPAYPPPGYPAEYHPGYAAPYTPPPPGYGPPPGYDQAAGYGPPPYQQGQPQFGGPAGGYGPPPYPGGYYPAPDYGGYGLPSGVKPGTNKLAIASLICSFTGVFCCCLGSIVAIVLGAVAVNQIKRTQQDGYGLAIAGIVIGIATLVVTTIVVLFAMHSR
- a CDS encoding magnesium transporter MgtE N-terminal domain-containing protein; protein product: MASVNRVYIARLSRMLVLGPLGESFGRIRDVVVSISIVRQQPRVLGLVVDLATRRSVFIPMLRVATIEPEAVTLNTGSVSLRHFEQRPGEVLAIGQVLDTQVRVNDPALPELAGLDVVVTDLGIEQTRTRDWMVSRVAVRSQRRLGRRGPVHVVDWHHVQGLTPSALALPGQAVAGLLDQFEGWKAVDVADAIRGLPPKRRYEVLKALDDDRLADVLQELPELDQADVLSELGTERSADVLEEMDPDDAADLLGVLNPTDAEMLLTRMDPDDSAPVRRLLAHSPDTAGGLMTSDPVVLTPDTSVAEALARVRDPDLTPALSSMVFVARPPTSTPTGRYLGCVQLQRLLREPPAELVGGIVDTDLLTLTPETPLAAVTRYLAAYNLVCGPVLDDQNHLLGAVTVDDLLDHLLPHDWRVDVQALDATGWLEELGGSR
- a CDS encoding DUF1003 domain-containing protein — protein: MSRSSAPRRLYTPRTSRRYSPRLDPEAVGQITESIARFFGTGRYLLVQTILVLAWIALNLFAVRLRWDPYPFILLNLAFSTQAAYAAPLILLAQNRQENRDRVALEQDRHRAAQTKADTEFLARELAAVRLAVGEVVTREYLRHELENLRSMLENLSPDSAGPDAVQGGDGGDRDLKKSG